From the Selenomonas timonae genome, one window contains:
- a CDS encoding FecCD family ABC transporter permease, giving the protein MRQLLSSPFALTIFLVLAAVCAISAGSVSVPPADTLAVITAKLAGSVPVVDPAITDIIWSLRVPRVLLAMTAGAGLALAGVVMQASVQNPLAEPFILGIASGASVGATLAILIGTAAIPFGVPGCAFLGAILATLAVLMLAGMHRRVSTVKLVLAGAAISALCVAATNFIVYMAADAEGMQSAAFWTMGSLADAKWHSLFLPVLIVTGLVVYFLSQLRTLDVLLLGEELAVTLGIDASAKRRLYMGLLALLTGVLVATCGIIGFVGLVVPHLVRSFTGASHRRLLPAALLVGAIFLVVADLLARTLLPAGDLPIGIITALIGAPLFMKLLFGSSGNFGGSR; this is encoded by the coding sequence ATCCGCCAACTACTCTCCTCGCCCTTCGCGCTCACCATATTTCTCGTCCTCGCAGCTGTCTGTGCAATATCGGCAGGCAGTGTCTCCGTGCCACCTGCCGATACACTCGCCGTCATCACGGCGAAGCTGGCGGGGAGCGTCCCTGTAGTCGATCCCGCCATCACAGACATCATCTGGTCGCTGCGCGTGCCGCGCGTTCTGCTCGCAATGACAGCGGGAGCGGGACTGGCACTTGCGGGTGTCGTCATGCAGGCGAGTGTGCAGAATCCCCTCGCAGAGCCGTTCATCCTCGGCATTGCCTCGGGCGCATCCGTCGGCGCGACACTCGCGATCCTCATTGGGACGGCGGCAATCCCCTTTGGCGTGCCGGGCTGCGCTTTCCTCGGCGCAATCCTCGCCACACTCGCCGTGCTCATGCTCGCAGGGATGCACCGCCGCGTCTCGACGGTGAAGCTCGTGCTCGCGGGTGCGGCGATCAGCGCACTCTGCGTGGCGGCAACGAATTTCATCGTCTACATGGCGGCGGATGCGGAGGGCATGCAGTCGGCGGCGTTCTGGACGATGGGCTCGCTCGCCGATGCAAAGTGGCACAGCCTCTTCCTGCCCGTCCTCATCGTCACGGGGCTCGTCGTTTACTTCCTCTCACAGCTGCGCACACTCGACGTGCTGCTCCTCGGCGAGGAGCTTGCCGTGACGCTCGGCATCGACGCGAGTGCAAAGCGCCGCCTCTACATGGGTCTGCTCGCCCTCCTCACGGGCGTCCTCGTCGCAACCTGCGGCATCATCGGCTTCGTCGGACTCGTCGTCCCGCATCTCGTGCGCTCCTTCACGGGCGCATCGCATCGCCGACTGCTCCCCGCCGCGCTCCTCGTCGGCGCCATCTTCCTCGTTGTCGCCGACCTCCTCGCGCGCACCCTCCTGCCCGCGGGCGATCTGCCCATCGGCATCATCACCGCACTCATCGGCGCGCCGCTCTTCATGAAGCTGCTCTTCGGCAGCAGCGGGAATTTCGGAGGTTCGCGATGA
- a CDS encoding ABC transporter ATP-binding protein — MKPIHIENLKFRIGAKEILHGITADLPTDRFVALLGPNGCGKSTLLKHLYRVHRVQEGRVTMDDTPLADIPLRAAAQEIGVMGQFHAVDFDFSVEEIALMGRAPYKESFEDDTEEDYALVRDALERVGMADAAARSFNELSGGEQQRVMLARVLVQEPQLLILDEPTNHLDIKYQLHILELVKGLNIGVIAALHDLNLAAMYADLIVVMKAGRIERIGTPNEIITAEMLAHIYGVNANVTYDAAGLPLVDYRTEQLQ, encoded by the coding sequence ATGAAACCAATCCACATCGAAAATCTGAAATTCCGCATCGGCGCCAAGGAAATCCTCCACGGCATCACCGCAGACCTCCCGACCGACCGCTTTGTCGCACTGCTCGGGCCGAACGGCTGCGGCAAGTCCACCCTGCTCAAGCATCTCTACCGCGTGCACAGGGTACAGGAGGGGCGCGTCACGATGGACGACACCCCACTCGCAGACATTCCACTGCGCGCGGCGGCGCAGGAGATCGGCGTCATGGGACAGTTCCACGCCGTCGACTTCGATTTCAGCGTCGAGGAGATCGCCCTCATGGGGCGAGCCCCGTACAAGGAGAGCTTTGAGGACGACACGGAGGAGGACTACGCGCTCGTCCGCGACGCACTCGAACGCGTCGGCATGGCGGACGCCGCCGCACGCTCCTTCAATGAACTGTCGGGCGGCGAGCAGCAGCGTGTCATGCTCGCACGTGTGCTCGTACAGGAGCCGCAGCTGCTCATCCTCGACGAGCCGACCAACCATCTCGACATCAAATATCAGCTGCATATACTAGAGCTGGTCAAAGGGCTGAATATCGGCGTGATCGCAGCCCTCCACGACCTCAACCTCGCCGCCATGTATGCCGACCTCATTGTCGTCATGAAGGCGGGGCGCATTGAACGCATCGGAACGCCGAATGAGATCATCACGGCGGAAATGCTCGCACACATCTACGGCGTAAATGCGAATGTGACCTACGACGCTGCGGGGCTGCCACTCGTCGACTACCGTACGGAGCAGCTGCAATGA
- a CDS encoding ABC transporter substrate-binding protein, whose translation MSGAQQNSGRTLKRMGNALRLLPFLACAVLVLALSMRDGRGTQAAEPITEGITYTTADSEGRPTEFTLPRTPERVLVSYPGATELLIDLGLTDRIIGTIAPYGAEPPAYADAYAALPILAAPYVPSREEVVALRPDLIIGWSHHFTPDALGDVYAYFDRGVGAYIVPATVRKGRPTFEETVYPFIADIGHIFGVEDRAKDYTAGLEARVAAVEHRTEARGRRFSAMILQSHGTSLYSMYGPAYIIDDIARKAGADNIVDRQMRSVGPERVLGFAPDVIIYVNPKDISEEEARAELRADPNLQNMKAVRKNRIIVVNFSDVNNGNGRCITALEDIAAGLDALMDE comes from the coding sequence ATGAGCGGCGCACAGCAGAATTCGGGGCGCACCTTGAAACGCATGGGCAACGCCCTGAGGCTCCTGCCCTTTCTCGCGTGCGCTGTACTCGTCCTCGCACTCTCCATGCGAGACGGGCGCGGCACACAGGCGGCAGAGCCAATCACCGAAGGAATCACCTACACGACGGCGGACAGTGAGGGGCGACCGACAGAGTTCACGCTTCCCCGTACGCCTGAGCGCGTGCTCGTCTCCTATCCGGGGGCGACGGAGCTTCTGATCGACCTAGGTCTCACGGATCGCATCATCGGCACGATTGCGCCCTACGGCGCAGAGCCGCCCGCATACGCCGATGCCTATGCCGCGCTCCCGATTCTCGCCGCGCCCTACGTACCGAGCCGCGAGGAGGTCGTCGCTCTGCGTCCCGATCTCATCATCGGCTGGTCGCACCACTTCACGCCTGATGCACTTGGCGATGTGTATGCGTACTTTGATCGCGGCGTCGGCGCCTACATCGTGCCCGCCACCGTGCGCAAGGGACGCCCGACGTTCGAGGAGACGGTCTATCCGTTCATTGCGGATATAGGGCATATCTTCGGCGTGGAAGACCGTGCAAAGGACTATACTGCGGGACTTGAGGCACGTGTTGCCGCTGTCGAGCATCGCACCGAGGCGCGTGGGAGGCGTTTCTCCGCAATGATTTTGCAGTCACACGGGACAAGCCTTTACAGCATGTACGGCCCCGCCTACATCATCGACGACATTGCGCGCAAGGCGGGCGCAGACAACATTGTCGACCGTCAGATGCGTTCGGTTGGCCCTGAGCGCGTCCTCGGCTTTGCGCCCGATGTCATCATCTACGTCAATCCGAAGGACATCTCGGAGGAGGAGGCGCGCGCAGAGCTGCGCGCCGATCCGAACCTCCAGAATATGAAAGCTGTGCGGAAGAACCGCATCATCGTCGTGAATTTCTCCGACGTGAACAATGGGAACGGGCGCTGTATCACGGCGCTTGAGGATATAGCTGCAGGGCTGGATGCCCTCATGGATGAATAG
- a CDS encoding TonB-dependent receptor plug domain-containing protein translates to MRKRILSGLVATALTVGTGYALPVSAAEATDDAVQTYVLDDIVVTASRSETAISDVPADVTLISEEQIERGNYKSVSDALKGANINVVQKGFAAYPVINGDSRVLVMVDGKKVNWDHLVVSGDTNAVDVDQIAIGDVERIEIVRGPNSSLYGERAISGVINIITKRPTTGKPSGSFNMQLGSWGEKRAGVNVSGGDEKNTIKVGIAHERRRNFQYKNAYGEKHTFENSDINRTDYNVGFDRILGNDRLRLEFSRHEADDGYGVLLSNPRTGASMYQGRTDIVDTGYGITYMFGSEKEGEGTFLRFYRNESTADGGFNSQYSHDLRRNAFEGQKLWMLGDKNMLIGGFLWSQEKISEVSGYVPMDASAVTKALFLEDDWQLGRGYSLKLGSRLEHHNDFGTDVTSHISLNKKFDRKTHAYISWGQAVNNPSLKMRYARTPFWIGNPDLKQEKSHTFTIGADSQITRKWNVSASIYWSKLKNALNWVNGTGGNPGHYENVDTEYRRGLELSTRYRADDHWTIRTAYSYAHVDSTDPAKDFLRTNTRPNGYNLGVSYTQGKWDADLDLNYVTGRSTVHYTDSRYLTLDLGVNYHVTKDFKIYLKGVNLTDESYESMGATPSIWSPLGGYAAPSRHFILGGTYNF, encoded by the coding sequence ATGAGAAAAAGGATTTTGAGCGGACTCGTCGCGACTGCGCTGACCGTCGGAACGGGCTATGCGCTCCCCGTGAGCGCCGCAGAGGCAACGGATGATGCGGTGCAGACCTATGTGCTGGACGACATTGTCGTTACGGCAAGCCGCAGCGAGACGGCAATCAGCGACGTACCCGCAGATGTCACGCTGATCTCGGAGGAGCAGATCGAGCGCGGCAACTACAAGAGCGTCTCCGATGCGCTCAAGGGTGCGAACATCAACGTCGTGCAGAAGGGCTTTGCCGCCTATCCCGTCATCAACGGTGACTCGCGCGTCCTCGTCATGGTCGACGGCAAGAAGGTCAACTGGGATCACCTCGTCGTCAGTGGGGACACGAACGCCGTCGATGTGGATCAGATCGCCATCGGCGACGTGGAGCGCATTGAGATCGTACGCGGGCCGAACTCCTCGCTGTACGGTGAACGTGCCATCTCGGGCGTCATCAACATCATCACAAAGCGTCCGACGACGGGAAAACCGTCCGGCAGTTTCAACATGCAGCTTGGCTCGTGGGGCGAAAAGCGTGCGGGGGTGAACGTCAGCGGCGGCGATGAAAAGAACACCATCAAGGTCGGCATCGCGCATGAGCGCCGCAGGAACTTCCAATATAAGAACGCCTATGGCGAAAAGCACACCTTTGAGAACAGTGACATCAACCGCACGGACTACAATGTCGGATTTGACCGCATCCTTGGCAATGACCGCCTGCGCCTCGAGTTCAGTCGCCACGAGGCGGACGACGGCTACGGCGTTCTTTTGAGCAATCCGCGAACCGGTGCATCCATGTATCAAGGACGCACAGACATCGTCGATACGGGCTACGGCATCACTTATATGTTCGGCTCGGAGAAGGAGGGCGAGGGCACATTCCTACGCTTCTATCGGAATGAGTCCACAGCGGACGGCGGCTTTAACTCTCAATATAGTCACGACCTGCGCCGCAACGCCTTCGAGGGGCAGAAGCTCTGGATGCTTGGCGACAAGAATATGCTGATCGGCGGCTTCCTCTGGTCGCAAGAGAAGATCAGTGAAGTCAGCGGCTATGTTCCGATGGACGCCTCTGCTGTTACAAAGGCACTATTCCTTGAGGACGACTGGCAGCTCGGGCGCGGTTACTCGCTGAAGCTCGGCTCGCGCCTCGAACATCACAACGACTTCGGCACGGATGTCACCTCGCACATCAGCCTCAACAAGAAGTTCGACCGCAAAACGCACGCCTATATCTCATGGGGGCAGGCGGTCAACAATCCGTCCCTCAAGATGCGCTATGCAAGAACGCCCTTCTGGATTGGGAATCCTGATCTCAAACAGGAGAAATCCCACACCTTCACCATTGGCGCGGACAGTCAAATCACGCGCAAGTGGAACGTCTCTGCCAGCATCTACTGGAGCAAGCTAAAGAATGCGCTCAACTGGGTGAACGGAACGGGCGGTAATCCGGGTCACTACGAGAACGTCGATACGGAATACCGCCGTGGACTCGAACTCAGCACGCGCTATCGCGCCGACGACCACTGGACAATCCGCACGGCATACAGCTATGCGCATGTCGACTCCACCGATCCCGCCAAGGACTTCCTTCGGACGAATACACGCCCGAACGGCTACAATCTCGGTGTCTCCTACACGCAGGGAAAATGGGATGCGGATCTCGACCTCAACTATGTGACAGGACGCAGCACGGTACACTATACCGACTCTCGCTATCTGACGCTTGATCTCGGCGTAAACTATCATGTGACGAAGGATTTCAAGATCTACTTGAAGGGCGTCAACCTCACCGATGAATCGTATGAATCCATGGGTGCAACACCGTCTATTTGGTCGCCCCTGGGCGGCTATGCGGCACCGAGCCGCCACTTCATCCTTGGTGGAACGTACAATTTCTGA
- a CDS encoding NAD-dependent protein deacylase, whose product MEKIARLREILTESRCAVFFGGAGMSTESGIPDFRSAGGIYSETLHREFAPEQMASHSFLMAHPAEFFDFYRRRFVYLSAAPNAGHYALAELERQGHLAAVVTQNIDGLHQAAGSKTVYELHGSIRRAHCTDCGAHYELDYILHHRPVPHCSCGGIVRPDVVLYEESLDNATIEGAIAAIRAADTLIIGGTSLIVYPAAGLIDYFRGAHLVLINRSETRADRRAELVIREPIGDVLHEALPEE is encoded by the coding sequence ATGGAGAAGATTGCAAGACTCAGAGAAATCCTCACGGAGAGCCGCTGCGCGGTGTTCTTCGGCGGGGCGGGCATGTCGACCGAGTCGGGCATCCCCGACTTTCGCAGCGCTGGCGGCATCTACAGCGAGACGCTGCACAGGGAGTTCGCCCCCGAGCAGATGGCATCGCACAGCTTTCTCATGGCGCACCCCGCCGAGTTCTTCGACTTCTATCGGCGACGCTTCGTCTATCTCTCCGCCGCGCCGAACGCGGGACACTACGCCCTCGCGGAGCTTGAGCGGCAGGGACACCTCGCGGCGGTTGTAACGCAGAACATCGACGGCCTCCATCAGGCAGCGGGCTCCAAGACGGTCTACGAGTTGCACGGCTCGATCCGCCGTGCACACTGCACAGACTGCGGCGCGCATTACGAGCTCGACTACATCCTGCACCATCGCCCCGTGCCGCACTGCTCCTGCGGCGGTATCGTCCGCCCCGATGTCGTATTATATGAAGAGAGTCTCGACAATGCGACCATCGAGGGCGCGATCGCGGCGATCCGCGCGGCGGACACACTCATCATCGGCGGCACCTCGCTCATCGTCTACCCTGCGGCAGGGCTGATCGACTATTTCCGTGGGGCACACCTCGTCCTCATCAACAGGAGCGAGACGCGCGCAGACAGACGTGCCGAGCTCGTCATCCGCGAACCGATCGGGGATGTGCTGCACGAGGCGCTGCCAGAGGAATAA
- a CDS encoding DMT family transporter: MQGQKRVYFYAVSAVVIWSTTAALVKSLLSTIPTYEALFLSTFAASLFLLGVQLVRDGGRVFRTYDIRNYAAMVGLGFLGLFLYSGLYYYGLTQLTSQEACILNFLWPMMIVLFAALLLGERITVRTAAALLLSFSGVVVLTLGGEGSAEGNGMLGAAACLLAALCYGLFCVLNKRRNIDQTVMMIMAWGTTAVCSLPMTLLVEEWVSLSWTQWLGLLWLGVFIDAVGYLWWAMALQEAQNAAMVANLAYFVPLLSLVVSAITLGEEMSSAAFLALVLIMGGILLQSVRRGKVR, translated from the coding sequence ATGCAGGGGCAGAAACGTGTCTATTTCTATGCGGTCAGTGCGGTCGTGATCTGGTCGACAACGGCGGCGCTGGTAAAGAGTCTCCTCTCGACGATTCCAACGTATGAGGCGCTCTTTCTGAGCACGTTTGCTGCGAGCCTGTTCCTGCTTGGCGTGCAGCTGGTGCGCGACGGTGGGCGCGTGTTTCGCACCTATGACATACGCAACTATGCGGCGATGGTGGGGCTGGGCTTCCTCGGGCTTTTCCTCTATTCGGGGCTTTACTACTATGGTCTGACGCAGCTGACCTCGCAGGAGGCCTGCATTCTCAACTTCCTTTGGCCGATGATGATCGTCCTTTTTGCGGCACTCCTTCTCGGGGAGCGGATCACGGTGCGCACCGCCGCTGCGCTGCTCCTCTCGTTCTCCGGCGTGGTGGTACTCACCCTCGGCGGGGAGGGCAGCGCCGAGGGAAATGGAATGCTCGGCGCCGCCGCCTGTCTGCTCGCGGCACTCTGCTACGGCCTTTTTTGCGTGCTGAACAAGCGGCGGAACATCGACCAGACAGTAATGATGATTATGGCATGGGGAACGACGGCAGTCTGCTCCCTGCCTATGACACTGCTCGTGGAGGAGTGGGTCTCTCTCTCGTGGACACAGTGGCTCGGCCTCTTGTGGCTCGGCGTCTTTATCGATGCCGTGGGCTATCTTTGGTGGGCGATGGCTCTGCAGGAGGCGCAGAACGCAGCAATGGTGGCGAACCTCGCCTACTTCGTCCCACTCCTCTCGCTCGTCGTCTCTGCCATAACGCTTGGTGAGGAGATGAGCAGCGCGGCGTTCCTCGCGCTCGTGCTCATCATGGGCGGGATACTGCTGCAGAGTGTAAGGCGGGGGAAGGTGCGTTGA
- a CDS encoding DUF3829 domain-containing protein gives MFHPMRRTLSILAVGGLLCAPAVLLTGCFGSDESKGEDPAAAVSALLGGSTTEDKVDAISPYLDATNDYNRHIVTFDYALTPSLEDMRSGKRMTYVSLPHFSELKKALEEARANPKTAGVYKDIDAEADAVLAILKDLAPLSEKMESYYSSKGYLADDYAAGTQMIAQYLPLYDAFEPAYDKFDAAVTTHFKEVQLARLEDMRKEGRVNAAAFLELNMKVRELADMLDQEQIDNAAAEAKIAEINALVPKVPDIPSLATYKSSLNRFIGTFRSYVAGQEDGNEVVDDFNDFVRSSSNLDLAELDKKK, from the coding sequence ATGTTTCATCCCATGCGTCGTACACTCTCCATCCTCGCCGTCGGCGGTCTCCTCTGTGCACCTGCCGTGCTCCTTACGGGCTGCTTTGGCAGCGATGAGAGCAAGGGCGAAGACCCCGCCGCAGCTGTGAGTGCACTGCTCGGCGGCAGCACGACCGAGGACAAGGTGGATGCCATCTCGCCCTACCTCGACGCGACGAACGACTACAACCGCCACATCGTCACGTTCGACTACGCCCTCACGCCCTCGCTCGAGGATATGCGCAGCGGCAAGCGCATGACCTACGTCTCCCTCCCACATTTCAGTGAGCTGAAAAAAGCGCTCGAGGAAGCACGCGCGAACCCGAAGACGGCGGGCGTCTACAAGGACATCGACGCAGAGGCGGACGCCGTGCTTGCAATCCTCAAGGATCTCGCCCCGCTCTCAGAGAAGATGGAGTCCTACTACTCCTCCAAGGGATATTTGGCGGACGACTATGCGGCAGGCACGCAGATGATCGCGCAGTACCTCCCGCTCTATGACGCATTCGAGCCTGCGTATGACAAGTTCGACGCCGCCGTCACGACACATTTCAAGGAAGTGCAGCTCGCCCGCCTCGAGGATATGCGCAAGGAGGGTCGAGTGAACGCGGCAGCATTCCTCGAGCTGAACATGAAGGTGCGTGAGCTCGCGGACATGCTCGATCAGGAGCAGATCGATAACGCCGCTGCCGAGGCGAAGATCGCCGAGATCAACGCGCTCGTCCCGAAGGTGCCGGACATCCCCTCGCTCGCCACGTACAAGTCGAGCCTCAACCGCTTCATCGGCACGTTCCGCAGCTATGTCGCAGGGCAGGAAGACGGCAACGAGGTCGTGGACGACTTCAACGACTTCGTGCGCTCCTCCTCGAACCTCGATCTCGCCGAGCTGGACAAGAAGAAGTAA
- a CDS encoding CsgG/HfaB family protein: MFRKMMGIIVLLGGLMVGSVCQAGLYDNPTVAIMPFQNKVPYQWDGFGDRAGIATEELTALITDRPDVFQVIERIELQGLVDEQSLGMTGLVNPDTAVEVGNLSGAEYKIFGAVTNLSAKSNTMALGALLGGMVGSQDSVTANVTIRIVEVSTGRVVLVGQGKGTSKHVSAGAATDGGIIMVGSTGISEEMAFNAVSKATKDAVNGKEGIFTKMGVNKGKKH, from the coding sequence ATGTTTAGAAAAATGATGGGCATCATTGTCCTTCTCGGAGGCCTGATGGTGGGCTCCGTCTGTCAGGCGGGACTCTACGACAACCCCACTGTGGCAATCATGCCCTTCCAGAACAAGGTGCCATACCAGTGGGACGGATTCGGCGACCGCGCGGGCATCGCAACCGAGGAGCTTACCGCCCTCATCACTGACCGCCCCGATGTCTTCCAGGTCATCGAGCGTATCGAGCTGCAGGGACTCGTGGATGAGCAGAGCCTCGGTATGACCGGTCTCGTTAACCCGGATACCGCCGTCGAGGTCGGCAATCTCAGCGGCGCGGAGTACAAGATCTTCGGCGCCGTCACGAACCTCTCGGCAAAAAGCAATACGATGGCACTCGGCGCACTCCTCGGTGGCATGGTTGGCAGTCAGGATAGCGTTACCGCGAACGTCACAATCCGCATCGTCGAGGTCTCCACGGGACGCGTCGTCCTCGTCGGACAGGGCAAGGGCACCTCGAAGCACGTCTCTGCGGGCGCTGCCACGGACGGCGGTATCATCATGGTCGGCTCGACAGGCATCAGCGAAGAGATGGCGTTCAACGCCGTCTCCAAGGCGACCAAGGACGCTGTGAACGGCAAAGAGGGCATCTTTACGAAGATGGGCGTCAACAAGGGAAAGAAGCATTAA
- a CDS encoding LPP20 family lipoprotein, producing the protein MKNLKKKALVSAMAGVFALSAGFAATPDTLLPSISLMQSAHAAAMWDEGAITAEGFGTPPTGVYGSRANIMARRAAIVDAQRNLAEQINGVQVDAETTVENFVTTSDVVKTKVSALVKGATVVEEQLMPDGSYHVVMSMPMYGTQGLSSAIMPAIRQNTAPTPPPPVISATITAQIQTSGVGYTGVIVDASGMGLKPSFSPVIYDTNGRAIYGVSNINYDQAISQGMVGYSSSLSSAQTLPRIGGSPLVVKAVQVRGGNNSTNPVNVVVSVDDGDRILAANAQSQMLMNGSVVFVR; encoded by the coding sequence ATGAAGAACCTGAAGAAAAAGGCGCTCGTCAGCGCCATGGCAGGCGTGTTCGCCCTGAGCGCAGGCTTTGCGGCAACGCCGGACACCCTCCTCCCCTCCATCTCCCTCATGCAGTCCGCCCATGCGGCAGCCATGTGGGACGAGGGCGCGATCACAGCAGAGGGCTTCGGCACGCCGCCGACCGGCGTATACGGCTCGCGTGCAAACATCATGGCGCGCCGTGCGGCAATCGTGGATGCACAGCGCAACCTTGCCGAGCAGATCAATGGCGTGCAGGTGGACGCTGAGACCACCGTCGAGAACTTCGTCACAACCAGCGATGTCGTGAAGACCAAGGTTAGCGCCCTCGTCAAGGGCGCGACGGTCGTCGAAGAGCAGCTCATGCCCGACGGCAGCTACCACGTGGTCATGTCCATGCCGATGTACGGCACGCAGGGACTCTCCTCCGCGATCATGCCCGCCATCCGTCAGAACACGGCGCCCACCCCGCCTCCGCCGGTCATCTCCGCCACCATCACCGCGCAGATCCAGACCAGCGGCGTAGGCTATACGGGCGTCATTGTGGATGCAAGCGGCATGGGTCTCAAGCCCAGCTTCTCCCCCGTCATCTATGACACGAACGGCCGCGCCATCTACGGCGTCTCCAACATCAACTACGATCAGGCGATCTCGCAGGGCATGGTTGGCTACTCCAGCAGCCTCTCCTCCGCGCAGACCCTCCCGCGCATTGGCGGCAGCCCGCTCGTCGTCAAGGCAGTGCAGGTGCGTGGCGGCAACAACTCCACGAACCCTGTCAACGTCGTTGTCTCCGTTGACGATGGCGACCGCATTCTCGCGGCAAATGCACAGAGTCAGATGCTCATGAACGGCTCCGTCGTCTTTGTCCGCTGA
- a CDS encoding TIGR02328 family protein translates to MRLWHEKLIHLLPKNQLLGQHRECCALRGNGWKKKHKTVDYVFTYSPYHLFIYHVLVMEEMEKRGYNVSAEWKDKNYRGRTAEKYDNLKEEIIGSPIYKEHNIEYLADCIENLRDKGIHLVVEE, encoded by the coding sequence ATGAGACTATGGCATGAAAAACTTATCCACTTATTGCCCAAAAATCAGCTTCTTGGACAACATAGGGAATGTTGTGCTCTGAGGGGCAATGGATGGAAAAAGAAACATAAAACTGTGGACTATGTGTTTACATATTCCCCGTATCATCTTTTTATTTACCATGTATTGGTTATGGAGGAGATGGAAAAAAGAGGATATAATGTTTCTGCGGAATGGAAAGATAAAAATTATAGAGGAAGGACAGCAGAAAAGTACGATAATCTTAAAGAGGAAATTATAGGCAGTCCAATTTACAAAGAGCATAATATTGAATATCTGGCTGATTGCATAGAAAATTTAAGAGATAAAGGGATACATTTAGTTGTGGAGGAGTAG
- the dpaL gene encoding diaminopropionate ammonia-lyase, translated as MNESIKAVHLAHMDSARADATAFDSGATARAVAFHRSLPDYEPTPLADLRRLSTGLGLGRLAVKDESKRFGLNAFKGLGASYAVACYLAQYLGLSEGEMTYENLQKPAYREQLRKVTLVTATDGNHGRGIAWAAKIFGLFAHVFMPKGGSTERLANIRGLGAEASFTTYNYDDTVRHAANLAKEKGWVLVQDTAFDGYTEIPLRIMQGYTTLAHEAIEQYGELPTHIFLQAGVGSLPAAITGYFAAHDREKRPVITIVEPNRADCIYRTAAASDGERHIVTGEINSIMAGLSCGEPNPIAWEILKDYADHFVSVPEWVAAKGMRILGNPLDDDPRVISGESGAVTTGLIAELMQNTSLDYLRDRIGLNKDSRILCISTEGDTDRTNYRRVVWDGLYPSY; from the coding sequence ATGAACGAATCCATCAAGGCGGTGCATCTTGCACATATGGACAGCGCACGTGCAGATGCCACGGCGTTCGATTCGGGCGCAACGGCACGCGCGGTCGCGTTCCATCGGAGCCTGCCGGACTATGAGCCGACGCCGCTTGCCGATCTTCGGCGGCTCTCGACAGGACTCGGACTCGGGCGGCTCGCGGTGAAGGATGAGAGCAAGCGGTTCGGGCTGAACGCATTCAAGGGGCTCGGCGCAAGCTACGCAGTCGCATGTTATCTCGCGCAGTACCTCGGACTCTCCGAGGGCGAGATGACCTATGAGAACCTACAGAAGCCCGCGTACCGCGAGCAGCTGCGCAAGGTCACGCTCGTCACGGCGACCGACGGCAACCATGGGCGCGGCATCGCGTGGGCGGCAAAAATTTTTGGGCTGTTTGCCCATGTCTTTATGCCCAAGGGCGGCTCGACCGAGCGTCTGGCGAACATTCGCGGACTTGGTGCGGAGGCATCGTTTACGACGTACAACTATGACGACACCGTGCGCCATGCGGCGAATCTCGCAAAGGAAAAGGGCTGGGTGCTCGTGCAGGATACGGCGTTTGACGGCTATACCGAGATCCCGCTCCGGATCATGCAGGGCTATACGACACTTGCACATGAAGCCATAGAGCAATACGGCGAACTGCCGACGCACATCTTTTTGCAGGCGGGTGTCGGGTCGCTGCCCGCTGCGATCACGGGCTACTTCGCCGCACACGATCGGGAGAAGCGCCCCGTCATCACGATTGTCGAGCCGAACCGCGCGGACTGCATCTACCGCACGGCTGCCGCCAGCGACGGTGAGCGGCATATCGTGACGGGCGAGATCAACTCCATCATGGCGGGGCTGTCCTGCGGCGAGCCGAATCCAATTGCATGGGAGATTCTGAAAGACTACGCCGACCACTTCGTCTCCGTGCCCGAATGGGTCGCGGCAAAGGGCATGCGCATCCTCGGCAATCCGCTCGATGATGATCCGCGCGTCATCTCGGGCGAGAGCGGTGCCGTCACCACGGGTCTCATTGCCGAGCTCATGCAGAACACGAGCCTCGACTACCTGCGCGACCGCATCGGACTCAATAAGGATTCGCGCATCCTCTGCATCTCCACCGAGGGCGACACCGACCGCACGAACTATCGGCGTGTGGTGTGGGATGGATTGTATCCGAGCTATTGA